From a region of the Coffea arabica cultivar ET-39 chromosome 3e, Coffea Arabica ET-39 HiFi, whole genome shotgun sequence genome:
- the LOC113737874 gene encoding major allergen Pru ar 1-like, with translation MSPLLTLVVKDRNHRAEQVTADEQEIKSTDPNTAGSQFTSVKHRVDKLDTESFTCKYSSTVEGDALMGVLESISYVIKIEESPEGGSVCQTSSTYYTKGDIQMTEEQIKSGKEKALAMFKAVEAYLLANPDAYD, from the exons ATGTCACCACTTTTAACTTTGGTTGTGAAAGACAGGAATCACAGAGCAGAACAAGTCACTGCAGATGAGCAA GAAATTAAATCGACTGATCCTAACACTGCAGGTAGCCAGTTCACGAGCGTGAAGCACAGAGTCGACAAGCTTGACACAGAAAGTTTCACTTGCAAGTACAGCAGCACAGTGGAAGGTGATGCTTTGATGGGCGTGCTTGAATCAATCTCTTATGTGATCAAGATTGAGGAATCTCCAGAGGGAGGATCCGTTTGCCAAACCTCCAGCACTTACTACACGAAAGGTGATATCCAGATGACAGAAGAACAAATAAAGAGTGGCAAAGAGAAGGCATTGGCAATGTTCAAAGCAGTTGAAGCTTACCTGCTGGCTAATCCTGATGCTTACGACTGA